One segment of Toxoplasma gondii ME49 chromosome VI, whole genome shotgun sequence DNA contains the following:
- a CDS encoding hypothetical protein (encoded by transcript TGME49_239087), translating into MALRLSTPLLIADRVRTSWTYRHSRYSGGVRFSLPRFMVTKRTYLSTKFRRPSTVTKWGNPQYTLPSNVQREMQENSAEGDTDQATSEELGGRTGKKELGRNGKSAGKTKKAADTAAQEVQHTPKYCDMLFLHQEDQQSRRRPHANFFFR; encoded by the exons ATGGCGCTTCGCCTTTCCACCCCGCTGCTCATCGCAGATCGAGTGCGAACGAGCTGGACATATCG GCACTCGCGGTACAGCGGTGGAGTCCGGTTTTCGCTGCCGCGGTTTATGGTAACGAAGCGGACGTATTTGTCGACGAAGTTTCGCCGTCCGTCAACCGTCACGAAATGGGGAAATCCGCAGTACACGCTTCCCTCAAATGTCCAGCGAGAGATGCAGGAAAACAGCGCTGAAGGTGACACGGATCAGGCAACATCTGAAGAACTGGGAGGACGGACAGGCAAGAAGGAACTTGGGAGGAACGGGAAGTCTgcagggaaaacgaaaaaagcgGCGGATACGGCCGCGCAAGAAGTACAACACACGCCCAAATACTGTGACATGCTTTTTCTACATCAGGAAGACCAGCAGAGCAGGCGAAGGCCGCATGCGAATTTCTTTTTCCGGTGA
- the SRS23 gene encoding SAG-related sequence SRS23 (encoded by transcript TGME49_239090~Gene product name based on ToxoDB Community Expert Annotation.~Signal peptide predicted by SignalP 2.0 HMM (probability 0.999) with cleavage site probability 0.717 at residue 24~Predicted trans-membrane domain (TMHMM2.0):270-293), with protein MQATGASVSLAVVLAFLCVLPVFSETSQAPEGTDTTPSCTEKSTLTLILQGNDREASFRCPSTWTLQPADLTQAYDNTDSSNTVALDTLVSGATLIHDSENSKYTLTLPSERTDKTFQYKCQKPSQDASGKNTDNSASQSCKIVVKVFASEIKSAIECKAGEINVATVKVTGNALSLKCKDLTLDPPDVQNVYDDEDGKCASKVALTSLVDGSLAAVAAEQEDNGEYALSISELPADAKHLCYKCVAKQSRTQAGSASTECMLKLTVTSGAAAFATASISVGILASLASFLSAN; from the coding sequence ATGCAGGCCACAGGCGCGTCCGTTAGCTTGGCGGTGGTTCTGGCTTTTCTGTGCGTTTTGCCCGTGTTTTCCGAGACGTCTCAGGCGCCAGAGGGGACTGACACCACGCCCTCTTGCACTGAGAAGAGCACCTTGACGCTGATTCTTCAGGGAAATGACCGCGAAGCGTCCTTCCGATGCCCATCAACCTGGACCCTTCAACCCGCCGATCTAACTCAGGCTTACGACAACACAGATTCCAGTAACACGGTGGCGTTGGACACGCTTGTCTCGGGAGCCACACTAATTCACGATTCAGAAAACTCCAAATACACACTAACTCTTCCCTCCGAACGAACGGACAAGACGTTCCAATACAAGTGCCAAAAGCCAAGTCAAGACGCCTCAGGCAAGAATACCGACAACTCTGCGTCGCAATCATGCAAAATTGTGGTCAAAGTCTTCGCGTCTGAAATCAAATCGGCGATTGAGTGCAAGGCAGGAGAGATCAATGTGGCGACAGTCAAAGTCACGGGGAACGCCTTGTCACTAAAATGTAAGGACTTGACTTTGGACCCTCCGGACGTACAGAACGTGTACGATGACGAAGACGGAAAATGCGCGTCCAAGGTCGCTCTCACTTCCCTTGTTGATGGATCACTTGCCGCAGTTGCTGCAGAACAGGAAGATAACGGAGAGTATGCGTTGAGTATAAGTGAACTCCCAGCCGACGCGAAGCATCTGTGCTACAAGTGCGTTGCAAAGCAATCGAGAACTCAGGCCGGCAGCGCCTCTACGGAGTGCATGCTCAAGCTTACTGTGACATCGGGGGCTGCTGCGTTTGCCACTGCATCTATCTCTGTCGGCATTCTTGCATCGCTTGCGAGCTTCCTGTCAGCAAACTAA
- the RPS7 gene encoding ribosomal protein RPS7 (encoded by transcript TGME49_239100), whose protein sequence is MMNFKKKIVKPQGVEPTEIENEVAKCLFDIETSSQSDLKGDVRHLVISSVKEVEVPQGRKKAFVVFVPHAVYQKTVKKIQGRLVQELEKKLKKHVVLVAQRTMLPLDFKRKGLKVRPRSRTLTAVQDGMLEDIVSPTEIVGKRMRVRVDNTKMLKVFLDPRDKQKDNIEDKLETFAAVYKKLTNKDAVFSFPQHVY, encoded by the exons ATGATGAACTTTAAGAAAAAGATCGTGAAGCCTCAGGGCGTCGAGCCCACTGAGATCGAAAACGAGGTCGCCAAGTGTCTCTTCGATATCGAA acAAGCAGCCAGTCGGACTTGAAGGGAGATGTCCGCCACTTGGTCATTAGCTCTGTGAAGGAGGTGGAAGTACCGCAGGGGCGCAAGAAGGCGTTTGTCGTCTTTGTTCCCCATGCCGTCTACCAgaagacagtgaagaagatCCAGGGGCGCCTCGTTCAGGAAttggagaagaaactgaagaagcaTGTCGTCCTGGTCGCCCAGCGCACAATGCTTCCTCTCGACTTCAAGCGCAAGGGCCTCAAGGTCCGCCCTCGCAGCCGCACTCTCACTGCTGTTCAGGATGGCATGTTGGAAGACATTGTCAGTCCCACAGAAATCGTTGGCAAGAG AATGCGCGTGCGTGTTGACAATACCAAGATGCTCAAGGTGTTCCTGGACCCTCGCGACAAGCAGAAGGACAACATCGAGGACAAGTTGGAGACCTTCGCGGCGGTCTACAAGAAGCTGACCAACAAGGacgccgtcttctccttccctcaACATGTCTACTAA